Sequence from the Rutidosis leptorrhynchoides isolate AG116_Rl617_1_P2 chromosome 3, CSIRO_AGI_Rlap_v1, whole genome shotgun sequence genome:
ATGGATGAAGAAATGAAGAAATTGTGGAGAAAGTTTGATGTGTGTTTTATAGTAACACGCATCTAGCATGGTTAAACACGCATCAAGTATGATGTTTGGTGCTTGCTAATAGGGCATTTTGTCAATTTCTTTATTTTAAGGGCAAAATGTGAGTCACTTTTTGAATTTGAAGGTATTTTGACTAACTTTGCTTAAACAAAAACTAGTCAAAATTTAAGGGAGATGATTCTCACAGACCACTTTTTAATCCATCTACACATTTGTCTCATAAGTTTACAGTTATGCCTTTGgatagttgaacttatattattattatcaaggttgcaaaattcgctattcggagatTAATTGGTCGGGACTTTGGAgagattaatcggcaattcggagattaatcggggattaatcgaatttgtactgtatacatttaaatattaatttttaaaaattgtatgtgtaaatatagaaaaaaaacccataaatataaaaataaactttaacataatcgtCTAAAATTGTGCATTTTACTCCAAAACTATAAAgttttagtttaaattcatgttaaaatattaaccattttttactttgactgaTTTTGGTTACAAAATTCGGTTTTGACCCAtgaattgacgttgaccgtttaattaaacgaatTTTTGAAAATCGAAAAGGATTGcttttaaaaatgattaatcggcgagtaatcgggttttcacaacactgattattattattattattataagtataattaagggTCAAATAGGTAATTCAGTATACGTGGATCAAAAAATGGGCTTTTTATACCAATACTTCTTGTGGGCTTATTGGAGTTAGTGGGCCTAGTTTTGGGCTGAAATCTAATACCCTAAAGCGGTGGCCCATCCTTAGACATACGTCAAAAGTGTCCAACATGTTACTCCCTACTGGAATATGATCATACATtgattttacaaaagtaaattaaattacatgttagaagacttcgaacaaaCAACTCTATATGTCTCTAACTTACAAAATgccatatatataattaaaaataaaaataccaGCCAAAATTCAATGGAGTACTAgagtttttaactttttttttttttttcttccgaacggcatagcaaacattttcttaacatttaATTAACTGATTTCTTAACTTCTTAACGTCCGATAACTTCAATGGTTTCAACATGAACGTCTCCGCTCCCTTCTCTAGGCATCTGAATTTGCTCAGATATTAGCCAAAACTCGtgttttaaaattttcaaaatatgttaattaataacattaaaaaaaaaaaacttactcgCTTATTCGTGTTGGGATGTTCTCTGATGACATTATAACTACCGGAACTTCCTTCAACATAGATGATTCCTGCTAGCAAttcacacatatatttatatttgacTTGATACAAAAATATCTCATTATGTTACAACTGTACAAATAAGAACTTGAAAAATACTGCAATGTTGTTACAgaagtatttaaaaaaaaataaaacttacTTTAATTCTCTGAAGAAGCTCGTAACCGGTCATTCCAGGCATGCAATAATCCGTAATAATCATATTCACTTTTAGACCCTGCCGTACATTAAACCATCCCATAATGTAAACTTCATATATATCGAACCATTTCATTACATAATtcataattttttaattttttaaaaaagaatattaattaattatttggtgAACTTACATTGGCGTTAAGATTAGTTTGTTGTTGATTTTCTCTTAGCCCCAAATACTCCAACGCTCTCATTCCATTTTCTGCTGTCGTCACTGATAACGTACGATTACACTCGTAAGATTAATGATTCACTAAAAGTAAATGAAAAGCGAAATAACCGAAAAATATATATGTGTTTACCTCTGCAGGATGAATTTTTAAGCAATTTTTCGACAAGTTTACGATCAATCAGATTATCGTCAACCGCTAAAACATGAGGCACGTTGTCTTCACAATATTCAGTCGACATAGTTGATCAAAATTAATAGCTTAATCAAGCTCAGACTCAAGCAACAGGTAAAATATATATGTGATATGTACACAATATATaagcacacacacatatatatatagacAGAAAcgttatatctatatttatatttatataatttatattaaaatatagatGGAGGAAATTAAATCAAAAGTCACAAATATTTCGTGATCTTCTTTTAGTTTAATTCTCTGGATTCGATGCAGTCCCCCACATTTTTTACTTAttctttctttctctctctaaaataatatcaacaacaacagcaacaacaaaacccaataccacataagtggtgtatgggggaggtgagatgtagacaatctttctcctatccgagaataaagacaagtcatttcttcacccagagtgaaacactctcaaaagtagagaaagtcatccctctctctattcgacggataaagagattgcttccgagaggacctccggcctttaggtagaaaaagtttaaaaaaataaaaataataaaataaaaataattagacgccatgaaaatggtagaatcaaattttcatgggttttaactcctgcctggaatttaatttaggctctaagagtcagtcaagtcgccaataaatcgacgattgttgtcgactcaatagagccgtaTTACAAGTAATAAATCAAATTCTCTCTAAAATAATATCAAATGATCAAAATGATAgagtattatttaaaataataatacaagtattaatattaatattaatattaatattaatattaatattaatattaatattaaaattatatttttattttaatatgaaAAGTTAAATTTTAAAAATGTTTAATCTAGTTTATGAGGACTCATGTTATATATTTTTCAACTTTTTCAGTAGTCTGATAAATTTATGTTTTATTGAAATATGTTCTTCACCTAATAACTGAAATAATATTTCCGTTTATCATTTCCAAATAAATCTAAATGGTCAAATGATACTTTAGTTGATTTAGGTGGATAATATATCGTTTCAGAGCAAACTTTTAAttcttaaaaatgaaaataaagcgACAATTTTCAAAAATTAATGTAAATCAGAGAAAATATTTTTAGAATCGAGTTTAATATTAAAAATCAATTATATTTAATAGATTAAATTATTACTGTATAATATATTATGTATACAAATATACAAATATCAGTATCAATATCAACTACTGAACTGCCTTCTCTGAACAAAAGATCtcattttttaattatttttttcaaAATGTTTCTTTACCAATGATTTACTTTATTTCGAATTAATTCCGTAAAT
This genomic interval carries:
- the LOC139895725 gene encoding two-component response regulator ARR17-like gives rise to the protein MSTEYCEDNVPHVLAVDDNLIDRKLVEKLLKNSSCRVTTAENGMRALEYLGLRENQQQTNLNANGLKVNMIITDYCMPGMTGYELLQRIKESSMLKEVPVVIMSSENIPTRISECLEKGAETFMLKPLKLSDVKKLRNQLIKC